Proteins from one Monodelphis domestica isolate mMonDom1 chromosome 6, mMonDom1.pri, whole genome shotgun sequence genomic window:
- the LOC100023088 gene encoding olfactory receptor 1052-like translates to MAERNNTEIMEFVLLGFTESPHLQYALFVIFLLIYLITVVGNLWLILLIGSSSQLHSPKYFFLGHLAFLDFCYSSVCIPKLLVNFLADRKVISYAGCILQFALFNMFLTTEFFLLAAMAYDRYMAICKPLRYQVVMTANFCLRLVAGSYVFGCVTSLTHMGSLLSLSFCGRHVINHYFCDIPVLIHLACSDIQKNEILLLIFSGVTSVTTFLIVVSSYFSILLTILRIPCPQGRYKTFSTCASHLTVVTLFYATVIFTHLCSSPTHPSGWAKIVSVFYTLLLPVLNLLIYSIRNREAKEALRKMVQRKILVQ, encoded by the coding sequence ATGGCTGAGAGAAATAACACTGAGATCATGGAATTTGTTCTCTTGGGCTTTACTGAAAGTCCTCACCTCCAGTATGCCCTATTCGTGATCTTCCTCCTGATTTATCTGATCACTGTGGTGGGAAACCTGTGGCTTATCCTTTTAATTGGCTCCAGTTCTCAGCTTCACTCTcccaagtattttttccttggccacTTGGCCTTCTTAGATTTCTGTTACTCATCTGTATGCATCCCTAAGTTGCTTGTAAATTTCTTAGCTGACAGAAAAGTTATCTCCTATGCAGGCTGCATCCTTCAGTTTGCTCTCTTCAACATGTTCCTGACAACTGAATTCTTTCTCCTGGCAGCAATGGCCTATGACCGCTACATGGCCATTTGCAAGCCCCTCCGCTACCAAGTTGTCATGACTGCCAACTTCTGTTTGCGTCTGGTGGCTGGTTCCTATGTGTTTGGCTGTGTGACTTCACTTACACATATGGGAAGTTTGCTCAGTTTATCTTTCTGTGGCCGCCATGTTATTAATCATTACTTCTGTGATATTCCAGTGCTCATTCATCTGGCCTGCTCTGATATTCAAAAGAATGAGATTTTGCTCCTAATCTTCTCTGGGGTAACATCGGTAACCACCTTTCTGATAGTTGTTAGCTCCTACTTCAGTATCTTACTCACTATTCTGAGGATCCCTTGCCCCCAAGGTAGGTATAAAACTTTTTCCACATGTGCCTCTCATCTAACAGTGGTCACTCTATTCTATGCAACAGTGATATTTACTCATTTGTGTTCCAGTCCTACCCATCCATCAGGCTGGGCAAAAATTGTGTctgtgttttatacacttttgctTCCAGTTCTTAATCTCCTAATTTATAGTATACGAAATAGGGAGGCAAAGGAAGCTCTGAGAAAAATGGTACAGAGGAAAATACTTGTCCAATGA